A genome region from Cygnus atratus isolate AKBS03 ecotype Queensland, Australia unplaced genomic scaffold, CAtr_DNAZoo_HiC_assembly HiC_scaffold_81, whole genome shotgun sequence includes the following:
- the LOC118254395 gene encoding LOW QUALITY PROTEIN: protocadherin alpha-2-like (The sequence of the model RefSeq protein was modified relative to this genomic sequence to represent the inferred CDS: deleted 2 bases in 1 codon), producing MSVCVRAVVRVLVLQAAWALGGGQVRYSVPEEAKGGTVVGRLAQDLGLEAGEAEARRLRLVSQGRRESVEVSGASGALVVSSRLDREELCGKSAPCALRLEVLLERPLRVFHVEVEVTDINDNAPLFPAATKNLSIRNSMPGSRFPLEGASDADIGANAQLSYTLSPSEHFALELQRNERNIIPYLVLKKSLDRESLAEHRLLLTASDGGRPSLTGTVELVVSVLDANDNAPQFNQSVYKVQVLESAEEGTLLARVCATDPDEGSNSEVTYSASNFIPLSGRDLISVNAQTGEIRLVGPLDFEEVSVFDFRIEARDKGTPPLSGHCSVELEVLDVNDNAPEVWVTSLSVPVAEDASLGTVVALLSVSDRDSGSNGRVRCAVWPPSPFGLVATFAGSYSLVLREALDRERVSEYEVEVRAEDGGAPPLRASRGLRVPVSDVNDNAPAFAQAVYTVLARENNAAGAELARLWAGDPDEAGNGRVSYSVAEGGAGAGSGSGSGSGSGSGWRPASSYVSVDAESGRLWALQPLDYEELQVLQFEVRAVDAGEPPLCGNATVQLFVVDENDNAPALLPPAGGGPGPWAAGEASASALAPGSLWAWAAWGAPAGQVVAKIRAVDADSGYNAWLRYELWEPRGKGPFRVGLYSGEVSTARALEEADGPRQRLLIVVRDHGEPSRSATATLSVSLVEGAEAALAAAGAVSAGAGLRPAAGAEGGAAAAAAAAAAAAATNVWLVVAICAVSSLFLLAVVLYGASRWAPRAAVLSGPGPATLVCASEVGSWSYSQRQSRSLCVADGAGKSDLMVFSPNCPPPPGPAPKETPQEPPALLDTVSATCPPLDP from the exons atgTCGGTGTGCGTGCGGGCCGTGGTgcgggtgctggtgctgcaggcgGCCTGGGCGCTGGGCGGCGGGCAGGTGCGCTACTCGGTGCCGGAGGAAGCCAAGGGCGGCACGGTGGTGGGGCGGCTGGCGCAGGACCTGGGCCTGGAGGCGGGCGAGGCGGAGGCGCGGCGGCTGCGGCTGGTGTCGCAGGGCCGGCGGGAGAGCGTGGAGGTGAGCGGGGCGAGCGGGGCGCTGGTGGTGAGCTCGCGGCTGGACCGGGAGGAGCTGTGCGGGAAGAGCGCGCCCTGCGCCCTGcgcctggaggtgctgctggagcgGCCGCTGCGCGTCTTCCACGTGGAGGTGGAGGTCACCGACATCAACGACAATGCCCCGCTCTTCCCCGCCGCCACCAAAAACCTCAGCATCCGGAATTCGATGCCGGGGTCCCGCTTTCCGCTGGAGGGCGCGTCGGATGCGGATATCGGAGCCAACGCGCAGCTCTCCTATACCCTCAGCCCCAGCGAGCACTTCGCTCTggaattacaa agaaatgaacgGAATATCATTCCTTATCTTGTATTAAAGAAATCTCTGGACCGCGAGTCTCTGGCCGAGCACCGTCTGTTGCTGACGGCGAGTGACGGGGGCAGGCCGTCGCTAACGGGCACGGTGGAGCTGGTGGTGTCGGTGCTGGATGCGAACGACAACGCGCCCCAGTTCAACCAGTCGGTGTATAAAGTGCAGGTACTGGAGAGCGCAGAGGAGGGGACACTGTTGGCGCGGGTGTGTGCCACAGACCCGGACGAGGGAAGTAACAGTGAAGTGACCTACAGCGCAAGCAACTTTATTCCCCTGAGTGGAAGAGATCTCATTTCCGTTAATGCGCAGACGGGCGAGATCCGACTCGTCGGTCCTCTGGACTTTGAAGAAGTCAGTGTATTTGACTTTCGCATTGAGGCGAGAGACAAGGGGACGCCCCCGTTATCAGGGCACTGCAGCGTGGAGCTGGAGGTGTTGGAcgtgaacgacaacgcgcccgAGGTGTGGGTGACGTCGCTGTCGGTGCCGGTGGCCGAGGACGCGTCGTTGGGGACGGTGGTGGCGCTGCTGAGCGTGTCGGACCGGGACTCGGGGTCGAACGGGCGGGTGCGGTGCGCGGTGTGGCCGCCGTCGCCGTTCGGGCTGGTGGCGACGTTCGCGGGCTCGTACTCGCTGGTGCTGCGGGAGGCGCTGGACCGGGAGCGGGTGTCGGAGTACGAGGTGGAGGTGCGGGCGGAGGACGGCGGGGCGCCGCCGCTGCGCGCCAGCCGCGGGCTGCGGGTGCCGGTGTCGGAcgtgaacgacaacgcgccggCGTTCGCGCAGGCCGTGTACACGGTGCTGGCGCGGGAGAACAACGCGGCGGGCGCGGAGCTGGCGCGGCTGTGGGCGGGGGACCCGGACGAGGCGGGCAACGGGCGCGTGAGCTACTCGGTGGCGGAGGGCGGCGCGGGCgcggggtcggggtcggggtcggggtcggggtcggggtcggggtGGCGTCCGGCGTCGAGCTACGTGTCGGTGGACGCGGAGAGCGGGCGGCTGTgggcgctgcagcccctggactacgaggagctgcaggtgctgcagttCGAGGTGCGGGCGGTGGACGCGGGCGAGCCGCCGCTGTGCGGCAACGCCACGGTGCAGCTCTTCGTGGTGGACGAGAACGACAACGCGCCGGCGCTGCTCCCGCCCGccggcggcgggccggggcccTGGGCTGCGGGCGAGGCGTCGGCGTCGGCTTTGGCGCCGGGGTCGCTGTGGGCGTGGGCGGCGTGGGGGGCGCCGGCGGGGCAGGTGGTGGCGAAGATCCGCGCGGTGGACGCGGACTCGGGCTACAACGCGTGGCTGCGCTACGAGCTGTGGGAGCCGCGGGGCAAGGGCCCGTTCCGCGTGGGGCTGTACAGCGGCGAGGTGAGCACGGCGCGGGCGCTGGAGGAGGCGGACGGCCCGCGGCAGCGGCTGCTGATCGTGGTGCGGGACCACGGGGAGCCGTCGCGCTCGGCCACGGCCACGCTGAGCGTGTCGCTGGTGGAGGGCGCCGAGGcggcgctggcggcggcgggggcggtgtcggcgggggcggggctgcggccggcggcgggcgcggagggcggcgcggcggcggcggcggcggcggcggcggcggcggcggcgacgaACGTGTGGCTGGTGGTGGCCATCTGCGCGGTGTCGAGCCTGTTCCTGCTGGCGGTGGTGCTGTACGGGGCGTCGCGCTGGGCGCCGCGGGCGGCCGTGCTGTCGGGGCCCGGTCCGGCGACGCTGGTGTGCGCCAGCGAGGTGGGCAGCTGGTCGTACTCGCAGCGCCAGAGCCGGAGCCTGTGCGTGGCGGACGGCGCGGGCAAGAGCGACCTGATGGTTTTCAGCCCCAactgcccgccgccgcccggccccgcgccgaAGGAGACGCCGCAGGAGCCGCCCGCTCTCCTGGACACGGTCAGTGCCACTTGCCCTCCTCTCGACCCTTAA